In a single window of the Nicotiana tomentosiformis chromosome 8, ASM39032v3, whole genome shotgun sequence genome:
- the LOC104114303 gene encoding uncharacterized protein isoform X1: MIGRCVSAQSSKPNELKFQTLNGIQELAETRRFKAWFLDQFGVLHDGKQPYPGAISTLEKLATFGAKMVIISNSSRRASTTLEKLRILGFDPSLFIGAITSGELTHQYLQRRDDAWFASLGRSCIHMTWSDRGAISLEGLGLEVVENAQEADFILAHGTEALGLSSGAALPMKLDDLEKILELCAAKKIPMVVANPDFVTVEARALRVMPGTLAATYEKLGGEVKWMGKPDKIIYKSAMEMTAVEASDCIAIGDSLHHDIKGANAAGIASAFITCGIHATELGLGKFGEVADDNSIHALALQNNAYPTSLVRAVESAIDACIR; encoded by the exons ATGATTGGAAGATGCGTATCAGCTCAATCGTCAAAGCCAAACGAGCTAAAATTTCAAACTTTGAATGGAATTCAAGAGCTAGCTGAAACTCGCCGATTCAAG GCATGGTTTCTGGATCAGTTTGGAGTGCTTCACGATGGGAAACAACCTTATCCTGGTGCCATTTCGACAT TGGAAAAGTTGGCAACTTTTGGTGCAAAAATGGTAATCATAAGTAATTCTTCAAGAAGAGCATCTACAACCCTGGAAAAATTGAGGATCCTTGGATTTGATCCATCACTATTTATCGGTGCCATCACCAGTGGGGAATTAACACATCAGTATCTCCAAAG GAGAGATGACGCTTGGTTTGCCTCCCTGGGAAGATCATGTATTCACATGACTTGGAGTGACAGGGGTGCTATATCTCTTGAG GGCCTCGGACTAGAAGTTGTGGAAAACGCTCAGGAAGCCGATTTTATTTTGGCTCATGGAACTGAAGCCTTGGGGCTTTCTTCTGGAGCCGCACTTCCCATGAAACTTGATGATCTTGAAAAAATACTGGAGCTGTGTGCTGCTAAAAAAATTCCCATGGTGGTAGCAAATCCTGATTTTGTAACTGTTGAGGCTAGGGCTCTGCGTGTTATGCCCG GAACATTGGCGGCCACATATGAAAAGCTTGGCGGTGAAGTAAAATGGATGGGTAAACCTGATAAG ATAATATACAAGTCAGCTATGGAAATGACTGCTGTGGAAGCCTCTGATTGTATCGCCATAGGAGACTCCCTCCACCACGATATCAAAGGTGCAAATGCAGCTGGAATTGCATCCGCATTTATCACATGTGGAATCCATGCTACTGAACTTGGACTTGGCAAATTTGGAGAAGTCGCAGATGATAATTCTATACATGCTCTTGCCTTGCAAAACAATGCATATCCTAC gtcactggttcgagccgtggaatcagccaTTGATGCTTGCATCAGGTAG
- the LOC104114303 gene encoding uncharacterized protein isoform X2: MIGRCVSAQSSKPNELKFQTLNGIQELAETRRFKAWFLDQFGVLHDGKQPYPGAISTLEKLATFGAKMVIISNSSRRASTTLEKLRILGFDPSLFIGAITSGELTHQYLQRRDDAWFASLGRSCIHMTWSDRGAISLEGLGLEVVENAQEADFILAHGTEALGLSSGAALPMKLDDLEKILELCAAKKIPMVVANPDFVTVEARALRVMPGTLAATYEKLGGEVKWMGKPDKIIYKSAMEMTAVEASDCIAIGDSLHHDIKGANAAGIASAFITCGIHATELGLGKFGEVADDNSIHALALQNNAYPTYVLPSFTW; encoded by the exons ATGATTGGAAGATGCGTATCAGCTCAATCGTCAAAGCCAAACGAGCTAAAATTTCAAACTTTGAATGGAATTCAAGAGCTAGCTGAAACTCGCCGATTCAAG GCATGGTTTCTGGATCAGTTTGGAGTGCTTCACGATGGGAAACAACCTTATCCTGGTGCCATTTCGACAT TGGAAAAGTTGGCAACTTTTGGTGCAAAAATGGTAATCATAAGTAATTCTTCAAGAAGAGCATCTACAACCCTGGAAAAATTGAGGATCCTTGGATTTGATCCATCACTATTTATCGGTGCCATCACCAGTGGGGAATTAACACATCAGTATCTCCAAAG GAGAGATGACGCTTGGTTTGCCTCCCTGGGAAGATCATGTATTCACATGACTTGGAGTGACAGGGGTGCTATATCTCTTGAG GGCCTCGGACTAGAAGTTGTGGAAAACGCTCAGGAAGCCGATTTTATTTTGGCTCATGGAACTGAAGCCTTGGGGCTTTCTTCTGGAGCCGCACTTCCCATGAAACTTGATGATCTTGAAAAAATACTGGAGCTGTGTGCTGCTAAAAAAATTCCCATGGTGGTAGCAAATCCTGATTTTGTAACTGTTGAGGCTAGGGCTCTGCGTGTTATGCCCG GAACATTGGCGGCCACATATGAAAAGCTTGGCGGTGAAGTAAAATGGATGGGTAAACCTGATAAG ATAATATACAAGTCAGCTATGGAAATGACTGCTGTGGAAGCCTCTGATTGTATCGCCATAGGAGACTCCCTCCACCACGATATCAAAGGTGCAAATGCAGCTGGAATTGCATCCGCATTTATCACATGTGGAATCCATGCTACTGAACTTGGACTTGGCAAATTTGGAGAAGTCGCAGATGATAATTCTATACATGCTCTTGCCTTGCAAAACAATGCATATCCTACGTATGTTCTCCCCTCATTTACATGGTGA
- the LOC104114303 gene encoding uncharacterized protein isoform X3 has protein sequence MVIISNSSRRASTTLEKLRILGFDPSLFIGAITSGELTHQYLQRRDDAWFASLGRSCIHMTWSDRGAISLEGLGLEVVENAQEADFILAHGTEALGLSSGAALPMKLDDLEKILELCAAKKIPMVVANPDFVTVEARALRVMPGTLAATYEKLGGEVKWMGKPDKIIYKSAMEMTAVEASDCIAIGDSLHHDIKGANAAGIASAFITCGIHATELGLGKFGEVADDNSIHALALQNNAYPTSLVRAVESAIDACIR, from the exons ATGGTAATCATAAGTAATTCTTCAAGAAGAGCATCTACAACCCTGGAAAAATTGAGGATCCTTGGATTTGATCCATCACTATTTATCGGTGCCATCACCAGTGGGGAATTAACACATCAGTATCTCCAAAG GAGAGATGACGCTTGGTTTGCCTCCCTGGGAAGATCATGTATTCACATGACTTGGAGTGACAGGGGTGCTATATCTCTTGAG GGCCTCGGACTAGAAGTTGTGGAAAACGCTCAGGAAGCCGATTTTATTTTGGCTCATGGAACTGAAGCCTTGGGGCTTTCTTCTGGAGCCGCACTTCCCATGAAACTTGATGATCTTGAAAAAATACTGGAGCTGTGTGCTGCTAAAAAAATTCCCATGGTGGTAGCAAATCCTGATTTTGTAACTGTTGAGGCTAGGGCTCTGCGTGTTATGCCCG GAACATTGGCGGCCACATATGAAAAGCTTGGCGGTGAAGTAAAATGGATGGGTAAACCTGATAAG ATAATATACAAGTCAGCTATGGAAATGACTGCTGTGGAAGCCTCTGATTGTATCGCCATAGGAGACTCCCTCCACCACGATATCAAAGGTGCAAATGCAGCTGGAATTGCATCCGCATTTATCACATGTGGAATCCATGCTACTGAACTTGGACTTGGCAAATTTGGAGAAGTCGCAGATGATAATTCTATACATGCTCTTGCCTTGCAAAACAATGCATATCCTAC gtcactggttcgagccgtggaatcagccaTTGATGCTTGCATCAGGTAG